In Spirochaetaceae bacterium, one DNA window encodes the following:
- the gatC gene encoding Asp-tRNA(Asn)/Glu-tRNA(Gln) amidotransferase subunit GatC, with the protein MEYRHTLSEAELEVTAQMARLRLSSSERDRLRAGVQQILAYFDVMAAADVGDVEPTTHALVPRNRLRPDAVVASEQRWAAASPERLLETATESEDDHFTVPNVL; encoded by the coding sequence ATGGAGTACCGGCACACCCTCAGCGAAGCGGAACTTGAGGTCACCGCGCAGATGGCGCGGCTGCGCCTGAGCAGCTCGGAACGCGACCGGCTTCGCGCCGGCGTGCAGCAGATCCTGGCGTACTTCGATGTCATGGCGGCGGCCGACGTCGGCGACGTGGAGCCGACCACGCATGCGCTCGTGCCGCGCAACCGGCTGCGTCCCGATGCCGTGGTGGCGTCCGAGCAGCGCTGGGCCGCGGCTTCGCCGGAGCGGCTCCTGGAGACGGCAACGGAGAGCGAGGACGATCACTTCACGGTACCCAACGTGCTATAA
- the aspS gene encoding aspartate--tRNA(Asn) ligase codes for MASATPGKERILARELAGHTGAAVLLRGWVHRQRDLGGVCFVLLRDRSGICQVVFDSAPTDGAGAPVTLESVVEIGGVVAANGKAPGGYEVKAQRLQVISAAAGELPLAVNQDPSQLSLDAMLEHRMVSLRNPKTLAIFRLQAAIVHHFAEHLRGEGFTEIKSSKLIGSGTEGGTGLFAVEYFDRTVYLAQSPQLYKQAMVAAGLEQVFEIGMAYRAEKHDTPRHINEYVSLDVETAFIDSEHDLMDLEQRLLAGMFAGLARDCADVLEAWQATLPTPAEVAAIPRFSHDEARAAVAEATGRRVYDINPEGERVLCDQAAAEHGIGAAFVYGYPRRKRPFYTYPSGGNRTMSFDLLFRGQEITSGGRRISDYATLVDSMRRFGLDPEAMSDYLSVFRYGCPPHGGFAIGLERLTQTILGLASVKQASLFPRDRKRVRP; via the coding sequence ATGGCTAGCGCAACGCCGGGGAAGGAGCGCATCCTGGCGCGCGAGCTGGCCGGGCACACCGGCGCCGCGGTGCTGCTGCGCGGCTGGGTGCACCGCCAGCGCGACCTCGGCGGCGTCTGCTTCGTGCTGCTGCGCGACCGCTCCGGCATCTGCCAGGTGGTGTTCGACAGCGCACCCACCGACGGCGCCGGCGCCCCGGTCACCCTGGAGTCGGTGGTGGAGATTGGCGGTGTGGTGGCCGCCAACGGCAAGGCGCCGGGCGGCTACGAGGTGAAGGCGCAGCGGCTGCAGGTCATCTCCGCGGCGGCCGGGGAGTTGCCTCTGGCGGTGAACCAGGACCCGTCGCAGCTCAGTCTCGACGCCATGCTCGAGCACCGCATGGTGAGCCTGCGCAACCCCAAGACGCTGGCCATCTTCCGGCTGCAGGCCGCCATCGTGCACCACTTCGCCGAGCACCTGCGCGGCGAGGGGTTCACGGAGATCAAGTCGTCCAAGCTGATCGGCAGCGGCACCGAGGGCGGCACCGGGCTGTTTGCCGTGGAGTACTTCGACCGCACCGTGTACCTGGCGCAATCGCCGCAGCTCTACAAGCAGGCGATGGTGGCGGCCGGGCTGGAGCAGGTGTTCGAGATCGGCATGGCCTACCGGGCGGAGAAGCACGATACGCCGCGCCACATCAATGAGTACGTGTCGCTGGACGTGGAGACGGCGTTCATCGATTCGGAGCACGACCTGATGGACCTGGAGCAGCGCCTGCTCGCGGGCATGTTCGCCGGCCTGGCGCGCGACTGCGCCGACGTGCTCGAGGCGTGGCAGGCCACGCTGCCGACCCCCGCCGAGGTGGCCGCGATCCCGCGGTTCAGCCACGACGAGGCGCGCGCCGCCGTCGCCGAGGCGACCGGACGGCGGGTGTACGACATCAATCCCGAGGGCGAGCGCGTGCTGTGCGACCAGGCTGCCGCCGAGCACGGCATCGGCGCGGCGTTCGTGTACGGCTACCCGCGCCGCAAGCGCCCCTTCTACACGTATCCCTCCGGCGGCAACCGGACCATGTCGTTCGACCTGCTGTTCCGCGGCCAGGAGATCACCTCCGGCGGGCGGCGCATCAGCGATTACGCCACCCTGGTGGACAGCATGCGGCGCTTCGGCCTCGACCCGGAGGCGATGAGCGACTACCTGTCCGTGTTCCGCTACGGCTGCCCGCCGCACGGCGGCTTCGCGATCGGCCTCGAGCGGCTCACGCAGACCATTCTCGGGCTGGCCAGCGTCAAGCAGGCCTCCCTGTTTCCACGCGACCGCAAGCGCGTGCGCCCGTAG
- a CDS encoding HD domain-containing protein, which yields MRKLIVQYVKDLTAGRLASGFEHSYRVYHLAREIGEGERYDDDVLHAACFLHNVEIPARRLAEAAEKAELILSETGFPPDRTQLVIQAIRQHRPGSRPTTVEGKLLYDANLLDTTGAIGFARLAIGAFFWHHYKTMQEVLDLLRERLGHADSFHFERARRMAAPKVAFMREAIAQLEAELDL from the coding sequence GTGCGCAAGCTGATTGTTCAATATGTCAAGGATCTGACCGCGGGGCGGCTGGCGTCCGGTTTCGAGCACTCCTACCGGGTGTACCACCTGGCGCGCGAGATCGGCGAGGGAGAGCGGTACGACGACGACGTGCTGCACGCGGCGTGTTTTCTGCACAACGTCGAGATCCCCGCCCGGCGGCTGGCCGAGGCCGCCGAGAAGGCGGAGTTGATCTTGTCCGAGACCGGGTTCCCGCCGGACCGCACCCAGTTGGTGATTCAGGCGATTCGCCAGCACCGCCCAGGCAGCCGGCCCACCACCGTCGAAGGCAAGCTTCTGTACGATGCCAATCTGCTCGACACCACCGGCGCCATCGGGTTCGCGCGGCTCGCCATCGGCGCCTTCTTCTGGCACCACTACAAGACCATGCAGGAGGTGCTGGATCTGCTGCGCGAGCGGCTCGGCCACGCCGACAGCTTCCACTTCGAACGTGCGCGCCGGATGGCGGCGCCCAAGGTGGCGTTCATGCGCGAGGCGATTGCCCAACTGGAGGCGGAGTTGGACCTGTAG
- the proB gene encoding glutamate 5-kinase, which yields MVSRKLPYPGTNPSGAAVDAGAPRDTTLVTRLIKIGSALISPSGRLDHVFLVSKCTEIAALMEAGDRIVLVSSGAVAAGMEVTEHHQRPSETLELQLLAGIGQTRLMKYYRDYLGYYGRQTAQLLLTHHNFASPGEERTVSRLLEAYLERGIVPIINENDVVNKEELEHRGHFTDNDILAALVAERLHVDQALLLTNVDGLMHRRDDGNGGHADTLVRLVEAVTDDVKALAWGGPSPVGLGGMYSKVVAAERMTARGIEVIVGNGRLPLSTLIHDPDRRTVFPARPTAQHAGPAAASGAPATAR from the coding sequence GTGGTGTCCCGGAAACTCCCCTACCCGGGAACGAACCCCAGCGGCGCCGCTGTCGACGCCGGAGCGCCGCGGGACACCACGCTCGTGACCCGGCTCATCAAGATCGGCAGCGCCCTGATCAGCCCCTCCGGGCGGCTCGATCACGTGTTCCTGGTTTCCAAGTGCACGGAGATCGCCGCGCTGATGGAGGCCGGCGACCGCATCGTGCTGGTCAGCTCCGGGGCGGTGGCCGCCGGCATGGAGGTCACCGAGCACCACCAGCGGCCGAGCGAGACGCTGGAACTGCAACTGCTCGCCGGCATCGGCCAGACCCGGCTCATGAAGTACTACCGCGACTACCTGGGCTACTACGGGCGGCAGACCGCGCAGCTTCTGCTGACCCACCACAACTTCGCCTCGCCGGGCGAGGAGCGCACGGTGAGCCGGCTGCTGGAGGCGTACCTGGAGCGCGGCATCGTACCGATCATCAACGAGAACGACGTGGTCAACAAGGAGGAGTTGGAACACCGCGGCCACTTCACCGACAACGACATTCTCGCCGCCCTGGTCGCCGAGCGGCTGCACGTCGACCAGGCGCTGCTGCTGACCAACGTGGACGGACTGATGCACCGCCGCGACGACGGCAACGGCGGCCACGCGGACACCCTGGTGCGCCTCGTGGAGGCGGTCACCGACGACGTGAAGGCGTTGGCCTGGGGCGGCCCGTCGCCGGTCGGGCTCGGCGGCATGTACTCCAAGGTCGTGGCCGCCGAACGCATGACCGCACGCGGCATCGAGGTGATCGTCGGCAACGGCCGCCTGCCGCTGTCCACGCTGATCCACGATCCGGACCGGCGCACGGTGTTCCC
- a CDS encoding amidase family protein: protein MSSAGGARRWQQAALAADEAINGFVEVDAARGVSAAGGAAGSNGAGGSQAAAADGATAAPVLAGVPFAVKDNIAVEGFSLSCGSALLRGLAAPYTATAVARLQRAGARVVGKTNLDEFGMGSSSEHSCFGPVRNPWNPAVVAGGSSGGSAAVVAAGLVPFALGSDTGGSVRQPASFCGVYGLKPTYGAVSRFGLVAYASSLDVIGVTASDPATARVVFETMRGVDQLDQSSADYPMPPPDRVPGGLAVGVPNGILEGVDPAVRRALEACRERLREAGVRCVPVELGSLEYVVPAYYVIATAEASANLARYDGVRYGARDGYGAADAEEMTIAARSAGFGAEVKLRILVGTYVLRSGFQEQYYQRAQRIRTLIRRSFERAFGEVDLLLMPTFPVPPFAHGDAGLDAFRQKQGDLFTCAANLTGHPALAVPGIIDGGLPVGVQFMAPYFREDLLFRVAEPLAAQFETPRPPRYLGPGAVPGASAASGEDG, encoded by the coding sequence ATGAGCAGCGCTGGCGGCGCGCGGCGCTGGCAGCAGGCGGCGCTGGCGGCCGACGAGGCGATCAACGGGTTCGTCGAAGTGGACGCGGCGCGCGGCGTATCCGCCGCTGGCGGTGCGGCCGGCAGCAACGGCGCAGGCGGCTCGCAGGCGGCCGCCGCCGACGGCGCCACCGCGGCTCCGGTGCTGGCCGGAGTGCCGTTCGCGGTCAAGGACAACATCGCGGTGGAGGGATTCTCGCTGTCCTGCGGCTCGGCGCTGCTGCGTGGCCTCGCGGCACCCTATACCGCCACCGCGGTGGCCAGGCTGCAGCGCGCCGGGGCGCGGGTGGTGGGCAAGACCAATCTCGACGAGTTCGGAATGGGCTCGTCGAGCGAGCACTCCTGCTTCGGTCCGGTACGCAATCCCTGGAACCCGGCGGTGGTGGCGGGCGGTTCGAGCGGCGGCTCGGCGGCGGTGGTGGCAGCCGGCCTGGTGCCGTTCGCGCTCGGCTCCGACACCGGCGGCTCGGTGCGGCAGCCGGCGTCGTTCTGCGGCGTGTACGGCCTCAAGCCCACCTACGGCGCGGTGTCGCGGTTCGGGCTGGTGGCGTATGCCTCCTCCCTGGACGTGATCGGCGTAACCGCCTCCGACCCGGCCACCGCGCGGGTGGTGTTCGAGACCATGCGCGGCGTCGATCAGCTTGATCAGTCGTCCGCGGACTATCCGATGCCGCCGCCGGATCGGGTGCCCGGCGGCCTCGCGGTGGGCGTCCCGAACGGCATCCTGGAGGGGGTGGATCCGGCCGTGCGCCGAGCGCTGGAAGCGTGCCGCGAGCGGCTGCGCGAAGCGGGCGTCCGCTGTGTGCCGGTGGAGCTCGGCTCGTTGGAATACGTGGTCCCCGCCTATTACGTCATCGCCACCGCCGAGGCGAGTGCCAACCTGGCCCGCTACGACGGCGTGCGCTACGGGGCGCGCGACGGGTACGGCGCGGCCGACGCCGAGGAGATGACCATCGCGGCGCGCAGCGCCGGTTTCGGGGCCGAGGTGAAGCTGCGTATCCTGGTTGGCACCTACGTGCTGCGCTCCGGCTTCCAGGAGCAGTACTACCAGCGCGCCCAGCGTATTCGCACCCTCATCCGCCGGTCGTTCGAGCGTGCCTTCGGCGAGGTGGACCTGCTGCTCATGCCCACCTTTCCGGTGCCGCCGTTTGCGCACGGCGACGCCGGCCTCGACGCCTTCCGCCAGAAGCAGGGCGACCTGTTCACCTGCGCCGCCAACCTGACCGGCCACCCGGCGCTGGCGGTACCGGGCATCATCGACGGCGGGCTGCCGGTCGGCGTGCAGTTCATGGCGCCCTACTTCCGCGAGGATCTGCTGTTTCGCGTTGCCGAGCCGCTGGCGGCGCAGTTCGAGACGCCGCGCCCGCCCCGCTACCTCGGCCCCGGCGCTGTGCCGGGCGCCAGCGCCGCCTCCGGGGAGGATGGCTGA
- a CDS encoding glutamate-5-semialdehyde dehydrogenase, producing MKTSSMTVREMAAAARIASRRLATASTAAKNAALERIAASLEARRETILAANREDLEHAAGAGVAAPLIQRLGLEKKYGGVVEGVRQLIALPDPAGEIQWRRRLDDDFVLTRIAVPIGVLGIVFESRPDALVQIATLCLKSGNAAILKGGSEASRTNAALFDAIDAALREDPALAGALHLAETRAEIQSLLALDDLVDLIIPRGSNELVRDIKDATRIPVMGHADGICHVYVDAGADVAMAVRIIRDAKTQYPAVCNAAETLLVHEAIAPRFLPAAAAALRDAGVELRGDAAARALIDAAPCSDADWDTEYLDLVLAIKVVAGLGEAVEFINAHGSHHTDTIVTGDATAAEGFLARVDSATVLWNASTRFADGFRFGMGAEVGISTNRVHARGPVGLDGLVTYKYQVRGSGQVVADYESGARSYHYEELR from the coding sequence GTGAAAACGAGCAGTATGACGGTACGCGAGATGGCCGCGGCGGCCCGCATCGCCAGCCGGCGGTTGGCCACCGCCTCGACGGCGGCCAAGAACGCCGCCCTGGAGCGCATCGCCGCCAGTCTGGAGGCGCGCCGCGAGACGATCCTGGCCGCCAACCGGGAAGACCTGGAGCATGCGGCCGGCGCCGGCGTGGCGGCGCCGCTGATCCAGCGGCTGGGCCTGGAGAAGAAGTACGGCGGCGTGGTGGAGGGGGTGCGGCAACTGATCGCGCTGCCCGATCCGGCCGGTGAGATCCAGTGGCGGCGGCGCCTGGACGACGACTTCGTGCTGACCCGGATCGCGGTGCCGATCGGCGTTCTGGGCATCGTGTTCGAATCGCGCCCCGATGCACTGGTACAGATCGCCACGCTGTGCCTGAAGTCGGGCAACGCCGCCATTCTCAAGGGTGGCTCGGAGGCGAGCCGCACCAACGCCGCGCTGTTCGACGCCATCGACGCGGCGCTGCGCGAGGATCCGGCGCTGGCCGGCGCCCTGCACCTGGCCGAGACGCGCGCCGAGATCCAGTCGCTGCTCGCCCTCGACGACCTGGTCGACCTGATCATCCCGCGCGGCAGCAACGAGCTGGTGCGCGACATCAAGGACGCCACGCGTATCCCGGTGATGGGTCACGCCGACGGCATCTGCCACGTGTACGTCGACGCCGGCGCCGACGTGGCGATGGCCGTGCGCATCATCCGCGACGCCAAGACGCAGTATCCGGCGGTGTGCAACGCGGCCGAGACGCTGCTCGTGCACGAGGCGATCGCGCCGCGCTTCCTGCCGGCGGCGGCGGCCGCGTTGCGGGATGCCGGCGTGGAGTTGCGCGGCGACGCGGCCGCGCGTGCGCTCATCGACGCGGCGCCGTGCAGCGACGCCGACTGGGATACCGAGTACCTGGACCTGGTGCTGGCCATCAAGGTGGTCGCCGGCCTGGGCGAGGCGGTCGAGTTCATCAACGCGCACGGCAGCCACCACACCGACACCATCGTCACCGGCGACGCGACGGCGGCCGAGGGCTTTCTGGCCCGGGTCGATTCGGCCACCGTGCTGTGGAATGCTTCCACCCGCTTTGCGGACGGCTTTCGTTTCGGCATGGGCGCCGAGGTGGGCATCTCCACCAACCGCGTGCACGCCCGCGGCCCGGTGGGGCTGGACGGGCTGGTCACCTACAAGTACCAGGTGCGGGGGTCGGGCCAGGTGGTGGCCGACTACGAGAGCGGCGCACGCTCCTACCACTACGAGGAGTTGCGCTAG
- the gatB gene encoding Asp-tRNA(Asn)/Glu-tRNA(Gln) amidotransferase subunit GatB, translated as MTAKASTGAAAYQPHIGLEIHVQLITDSKVFCQCRNAFGDRPNENVCPVCLGYPGILPALNREAVLGAYVLARTLGCTLSTRTVFERKNYFYPDLPKNYQISQFGAPVGRDGAFTAEVDGNPTSVGIREVHLEEDAGKMIHAGDISLLDYNRTGTPLVEVVTQPELTGATAAEQFLEEFRRMVRFLGVCDGNMEQGSLRCDANVSVNRAGAGLGSKVEIKNLNSFKFVRNALAFEIGRQTAVLAAGGAVRVETRLWNENRDCTEPMRVKESEDDYRYFPEPDLPPFCPDEAFFAAVEERQVELPLARRDRMREQHAVTAQQAAFLTAEPDTADFFERTVAAGADASLAARWLGADIRGHLNQRRETLAASHLTPERLAALLAMLVRGEVNGKIAKQVLAKVIVEDRDPEAVVEQDGLRQITDSGELRPILERIVAGNPRVAAQIAAGERKPAGFLVGQVMRHTAGRAHPDQVHALIEALYEPARTGESRDDG; from the coding sequence GTGACCGCGAAGGCCTCGACCGGCGCCGCCGCCTACCAGCCCCACATCGGGCTGGAGATCCACGTGCAACTGATCACCGACTCGAAGGTGTTCTGCCAATGCCGCAACGCGTTCGGCGACCGCCCGAACGAGAACGTGTGCCCGGTCTGCCTCGGCTACCCCGGCATCCTGCCGGCGCTGAACCGCGAGGCGGTGCTCGGCGCGTACGTGCTCGCGCGCACGCTCGGCTGCACCCTGAGCACGCGCACGGTGTTCGAGCGCAAGAACTACTTCTACCCCGACCTGCCCAAGAACTACCAGATTTCGCAATTCGGAGCGCCGGTCGGACGGGACGGGGCGTTCACCGCCGAAGTCGACGGCAACCCCACGTCGGTCGGCATTCGCGAGGTACACCTGGAAGAGGACGCCGGCAAGATGATTCACGCCGGCGACATCTCGCTGCTCGACTACAACCGCACCGGAACGCCCCTGGTGGAGGTGGTCACGCAGCCCGAGCTCACTGGCGCCACCGCCGCCGAGCAGTTCCTGGAGGAGTTCCGCCGCATGGTGCGGTTCCTGGGCGTGTGCGACGGCAACATGGAGCAGGGGTCGTTGCGCTGCGACGCCAACGTGTCGGTGAACCGCGCCGGCGCCGGCCTCGGCAGCAAGGTGGAGATCAAGAATCTCAACTCGTTCAAGTTCGTGCGCAACGCGCTTGCGTTCGAGATCGGGCGCCAGACCGCGGTGCTGGCCGCCGGCGGTGCGGTGCGTGTTGAGACGCGGCTGTGGAACGAGAACCGCGACTGCACCGAGCCGATGCGGGTCAAGGAGAGCGAAGACGACTACCGCTACTTCCCGGAGCCGGACCTGCCGCCGTTCTGTCCCGACGAAGCCTTCTTCGCCGCGGTCGAGGAGCGCCAGGTGGAGCTGCCGCTGGCGCGCCGCGACCGGATGCGGGAGCAGCACGCGGTGACCGCGCAGCAAGCCGCGTTCCTGACCGCCGAGCCCGACACCGCCGACTTCTTCGAGCGCACGGTGGCTGCGGGCGCAGACGCGTCACTGGCCGCCCGCTGGCTGGGCGCCGACATCCGGGGGCACCTCAACCAGCGCCGCGAGACGCTGGCCGCCAGCCACCTGACGCCGGAGCGCCTGGCCGCACTCCTGGCCATGCTCGTGAGGGGCGAAGTGAACGGCAAGATCGCCAAGCAGGTGTTGGCCAAGGTGATCGTCGAGGACCGCGACCCGGAAGCCGTGGTGGAGCAGGACGGACTGCGCCAGATCACCGATTCCGGCGAGTTGCGCCCCATCCTGGAGCGCATCGTGGCCGGCAACCCGCGCGTCGCGGCGCAGATCGCCGCCGGCGAACGCAAGCCGGCCGGGTTCCTGGTGGGACAGGTGATGCGCCATACGGCCGGCCGCGCACACCCCGACCAGGTGCATGCGCTGATCGAGGCGCTGTACGAACCGGCGCGCACCGGGGAATCGCGCGACGATGGCTAG
- a CDS encoding HAD family hydrolase codes for MRGVLHRSRASRFAAAIFDLDGTLVDSLPDLAAAMNATLRALGEPVHPLPFYLPLIGGGVEVMVAGAIDPDRRSERLVATAGAMMRAHYRRNALRTTRPYPGVRALLADLTRRRVPMAVLSNKLHPETVHVVRGAFPGVPFRAILGLQPPRPAKPDPAGILELCRALRVAPWRVLVVGDGDTDMLAARRAGAWPAGATWGYRSPRALLAAGAARLAPHPSAVRAYLAS; via the coding sequence ATGCGCGGCGTCTTGCACCGCAGCCGCGCTTCCCGCTTCGCCGCCGCCATCTTCGACCTGGACGGCACGCTGGTCGATTCGCTGCCCGACTTGGCAGCCGCCATGAACGCCACCCTGCGCGCGCTCGGCGAGCCGGTCCACCCGCTGCCGTTCTACCTGCCGCTGATCGGCGGCGGCGTGGAGGTGATGGTGGCCGGCGCCATCGATCCCGACCGCCGCAGTGAGCGCCTGGTGGCGACCGCCGGCGCCATGATGCGCGCCCACTATCGCCGCAACGCGCTGCGCACCACGCGGCCCTACCCCGGCGTGCGCGCACTCCTCGCCGACCTGACCCGCCGGCGCGTCCCGATGGCGGTGCTGTCCAACAAGCTGCACCCGGAGACCGTGCACGTGGTGCGGGGCGCGTTTCCGGGTGTGCCGTTCCGGGCGATCCTGGGGCTGCAGCCGCCGCGCCCCGCCAAGCCGGACCCGGCCGGCATCCTGGAACTGTGCCGGGCGCTGCGCGTCGCCCCCTGGCGCGTGCTCGTGGTGGGTGACGGCGACACCGACATGCTCGCCGCCCGCCGCGCCGGCGCCTGGCCGGCGGGCGCCACCTGGGGCTATCGCAGTCCGCGCGCGCTGCTGGCGGCCGGCGCCGCCCGCCTGGCACCCCATCCAAGCGCGGTGCGCGCCTACCTCGCCTCCTGA
- the proC gene encoding pyrroline-5-carboxylate reductase: MSTIGFIGAGNMGFALAGSLQRAGLATRICVYDKLAERCELFRSEFDGVTVAGEAGAVSGAADATFLAVKPQDVQAATAGLEDSGALIISILAGVSLAALGARLPRARLVRVMPNTPCLVGAMAAGFTVADGVGNDDRALVTRLLAAAGVAIEVPEEQLDAVTGLSGSGPAYFARFVEWLSDAGVQQGLAPEVAAALSVQTALGTALLMQRQGMAPAALVDMVSSPGGTTVAGRRELEAGAVRTALERTVAAATARSRELGE, translated from the coding sequence GTGAGCACCATCGGATTCATAGGGGCCGGCAACATGGGGTTCGCACTGGCCGGGAGCCTGCAGCGCGCCGGCCTGGCGACGCGGATCTGCGTGTACGACAAGCTGGCCGAGCGCTGCGAGCTGTTCCGGAGCGAGTTCGACGGGGTCACCGTCGCCGGCGAAGCAGGCGCCGTGAGCGGTGCCGCCGACGCCACCTTCCTGGCGGTCAAGCCGCAGGACGTGCAGGCCGCCACCGCCGGCCTGGAGGACAGCGGCGCGCTGATCATCTCGATCCTGGCCGGCGTCTCGCTGGCCGCGCTCGGCGCCCGGCTGCCGCGCGCGCGGCTGGTGCGGGTGATGCCGAACACGCCCTGCCTGGTCGGCGCCATGGCGGCGGGGTTCACCGTCGCCGACGGCGTCGGCAACGACGACCGGGCCCTGGTGACCCGCCTGCTGGCCGCCGCCGGTGTGGCGATCGAGGTACCGGAGGAGCAGCTCGACGCGGTTACCGGCCTGAGCGGGTCGGGGCCCGCCTACTTCGCTCGCTTCGTTGAGTGGCTGAGCGACGCCGGGGTGCAGCAGGGACTCGCCCCGGAAGTGGCGGCGGCACTGTCCGTGCAGACCGCGCTCGGCACCGCGCTACTCATGCAGCGGCAGGGGATGGCACCCGCCGCCCTGGTCGACATGGTCAGTTCGCCGGGCGGCACCACCGTCGCCGGACGCCGCGAACTGGAGGCGGGCGCGGTGCGGACGGCGCTGGAGCGCACGGTTGCCGCGGCGACCGCGCGCAGCCGCGAGCTGGGGGAGTGA
- the aroF gene encoding 3-deoxy-7-phosphoheptulonate synthase, with product MVVVLDRGISAQHKRAVREFLTGHRYQIRELLQDGEPILGAVGGDPLDQRRIEGLPGVAQVIPLNQPYKLASREFKGTETEIAVGPIKIGGGRLAVVAGPCAVESREQIFEVAAQLRESGAVALRGGAFKPRTSPYSFQGLGKPGVELLKEAGERYGMPIFSEVVAAEYLPMLADCVDVLQVGARNMQNFELLKRVGALGKPVLLKRGLAATIEDLLMSAEYLMAHGTDSVILCERGIRTFETYTRNTLDLSAIPVVKKLSHLPMLVDPSHGTGRRDQVQPMALAGVAAGADGILVEVHPDPDTARSDGPQSLYPGQFEKLMRDIERLAPVLGKEVLRLPRTDRPRQRAVSAPDTETDAVSVAFQGERGAHSENAIYQYFSDPRPVPGREFQDVFRMVLDGSVDFGVLPVENSLTGSIHQNYDLLMQYPDVHIVGEITIRIRWCLIAPPGSSTARIRRVLSHPQGLAQCARFLAGFPEWEEVPFYDTAGAVAEVARGGDVTQAALAGAAAAREHGMEILAEGVETNIRNYTRFVALARAGQAEVPDPTRASIVFSARDEPGSLFQVLQVLADNNLNMKKLESRPIPGSPWEYMFYVDLDVPAERALFDRAMEQVQAAAASYRLLGLYHSNKGR from the coding sequence ATGGTCGTCGTTCTCGATCGCGGCATCAGCGCGCAGCACAAGCGGGCGGTGCGCGAGTTCCTCACCGGGCACCGGTACCAAATCCGCGAGCTGCTTCAGGACGGAGAGCCGATCCTCGGGGCGGTTGGCGGCGACCCACTCGACCAGCGCCGGATTGAAGGGTTGCCGGGCGTGGCGCAGGTGATCCCCCTCAATCAGCCCTACAAGCTGGCGTCGCGCGAATTCAAGGGCACCGAAACCGAAATTGCCGTCGGTCCGATCAAGATCGGCGGCGGGCGCCTGGCCGTGGTCGCCGGCCCGTGCGCGGTGGAGTCGCGCGAGCAGATCTTCGAGGTCGCGGCACAGCTCAGGGAGTCGGGCGCCGTTGCGCTGCGCGGCGGCGCCTTCAAGCCGCGCACCTCGCCGTACTCGTTCCAAGGCCTCGGCAAGCCCGGCGTCGAGTTGCTCAAGGAAGCGGGCGAGCGCTACGGCATGCCGATCTTTTCCGAGGTGGTTGCGGCGGAGTACCTGCCCATGCTCGCCGATTGCGTGGACGTGCTGCAGGTCGGCGCGCGCAACATGCAGAACTTCGAACTGCTCAAGCGGGTCGGCGCACTCGGCAAGCCGGTGCTGCTGAAGCGCGGTCTCGCCGCCACCATCGAGGACCTGCTGATGTCGGCGGAGTACCTGATGGCGCACGGCACCGACTCGGTGATCCTGTGCGAACGCGGCATCCGTACGTTCGAGACCTACACCCGCAACACCCTCGACCTGTCCGCCATCCCGGTGGTCAAGAAGCTCAGCCACCTGCCGATGCTGGTCGATCCGAGCCACGGCACCGGGCGCCGCGACCAGGTGCAGCCGATGGCACTCGCCGGCGTGGCGGCCGGCGCCGACGGCATCCTGGTGGAAGTGCACCCGGATCCCGACACGGCGCGCTCCGACGGCCCGCAGTCGCTCTACCCCGGCCAGTTCGAAAAGCTGATGCGCGACATCGAGCGGCTGGCGCCGGTACTCGGCAAGGAGGTGCTGCGGTTGCCGCGCACCGACCGGCCGCGGCAGCGCGCGGTGTCCGCGCCGGACACGGAGACGGACGCGGTCAGCGTGGCATTCCAGGGCGAGCGCGGCGCGCACAGCGAGAACGCGATCTACCAGTACTTCTCCGACCCGCGCCCGGTACCGGGCCGCGAGTTCCAGGACGTGTTCCGGATGGTGCTCGACGGCTCGGTCGACTTCGGCGTGCTGCCGGTGGAAAACTCCCTGACCGGCTCGATCCACCAGAACTATGACCTGCTGATGCAGTACCCCGACGTGCACATCGTCGGCGAGATCACCATCCGCATCCGGTGGTGCCTGATCGCGCCGCCCGGTTCCTCCACCGCGCGCATCCGGCGCGTGCTGTCTCATCCGCAGGGACTGGCGCAGTGCGCCCGGTTCCTGGCCGGGTTCCCGGAGTGGGAGGAAGTGCCGTTCTACGACACCGCGGGCGCGGTGGCGGAGGTGGCGCGGGGCGGCGACGTTACGCAGGCGGCGCTTGCCGGCGCCGCCGCGGCGCGCGAGCACGGTATGGAGATCCTGGCCGAAGGCGTGGAGACCAACATCCGGAACTACACCCGGTTCGTGGCCCTGGCGCGCGCCGGTCAGGCGGAGGTTCCCGATCCCACGCGCGCGTCGATCGTGTTCTCGGCACGCGACGAGCCCGGCAGCCTGTTCCAGGTCCTGCAGGTGCTCGCGGACAACAACCTCAACATGAAGAAGCTGGAGTCGCGGCCCATTCCCGGCAGCCCCTGGGAGTACATGTTCTACGTCGACCTGGACGTGCCCGCCGAACGCGCCTTGTTCGACCGCGCCATGGAGCAGGTCCAGGCGGCCGCCGCCAGCTACCGGCTCCTCGGCCTGTATCACTCCAACAAGGGCCGCTGA